One genomic window of Denticeps clupeoides chromosome 14, fDenClu1.1, whole genome shotgun sequence includes the following:
- the eif5 gene encoding eukaryotic translation initiation factor 5, translating to MSVNVNRSVSDQFYRYKMPRLIAKVEGKGNGIKTVIVNMVDVAKALNRPPTYPTKFFGCELGAQTQFDAKNDRYIVNGSHDANKLQDMLDGFIRKFVLCPECDNPETDLHVNPKKQTIGNSCKACGYRGMLDTRHKLCTFILKNPPENESGSAKKEKKTRKKDKENGSSGGEAGSRSDIDAPDAVDGDDDDEDWAEETTEEAQRRRMEEISDHAKNLTLSEDLEKTLEERVNMFYNFVKEKKEDSSIDSADKDILAEAERLDVKAMGPLILSELLFDQNIREQIKKYKRHFLRFCHNNKKAQKYLLGGFECVVKLHQSQLLPRVAIVLKDLYDSDLLEEDVILTWAEKVSKKYVSKELAKEIHAKAAPFVKWLKEAEEESDGGSEDEKEDEDNVEVVYSSSARELKVETVVSEKADKDEDDLDIDAI from the exons ATGTCCGTCAACGTCAACCGCAGCGTGTCGGACCAGTTCTACCGCTACAAAATGCCCCGTCTGATCGCCAAG GTGGAAGGCAAGGGGAATGGAATAAAGACAGTCATTGTCAATATGGTGGATGTTGCCAAGGCTCTGAACAGGCCTCCAACAT ATCCCACCAAGTTTTTTGGTTGTGAGCTGGGTGCCCAGACTCAGTTTGATGCCAAAAATGACCGCTACATCGTCAATGGATCCCACGATGCAAACAAACTGCAAGACATGCTGGATGGATTTATCCGCAAGTTTGTGCTATGTCCTGAGTGTGACAATCCTGAAACGGACCTG CATGTCAATCCCAAGAAGCAAACCATCGGAAACTCGTGCAAGGCCTGTGGCTACAGAGGCATGCTGGACACTCGACACAAACTTTGCACCTTCATTCTGAAAAACCCGCCAG AGAATGAAAGTGGATCTgctaaaaaggagaaaaagaccCGCAAGAAGGACAAGGAGAATGGATCTAGTGGTGGGGAGGCAGGCAGTCGCAGTGATATTGATGCCCCTGATGCTGTG GatggggatgatgatgatgaagattgGGCAGAGGAGACTACTGAGGAGGCCCAGCGGCGCCGTATGGAAGAGATCAGCGACCATGCCAAGAACCTTACCCTCAGTGAGGACTTGGAGAAGACCTTGGAGGAGAGAGTCAACATGTTCTATAACTTTGTCAAG gaaaagaaagaagactCTTCAATCGACTCCGCTGACAAAGACATCCTGGCAGAGGCAGAGCGGTTAGATGTGAAGGCCATGGGCCCTCTGATTCTCAGTGAACTACTTTTTGACCAGAACATCCGGGAGCAGATCAAGAAGTACAAGCGGCACTTCCTTCGC TTCTGCCACAACAACAAGAAGGCACAGAAGTACCTGCTGGGTGGATTTGAGTGCGTTGTGAAGCTGCACCAGAGCCAGCTCCTGCCCCGTGTGGCCATAGTCCTGAAAGACCTTTATGATTCTGACCTGCTGGAAGAGGATGTTATACTCACCTGGGCAGAGaag GTTTCTAAGAAGTATGTGTCCAAAGAGCTGGCCAAGGAGATCCATGCTAAAGCAGCACCATTTGTCAAGTGGCTTAAGGAGGCAGAAGAAGAGAGTGATGGTGGCAGTGAGGATGAGAAGGAAGATGAGGACAATGTTGAG GTGGTGTACTCCTCCTCTGCTCGTGAGCTGAAGGTGGAAACTGTGGTCTCAGAGAAAGCCGACAAAGACGAGGATGACCTTGACATCGATGCCATTTAA
- the enpp5 gene encoding ectonucleotide pyrophosphatase/phosphodiesterase family member 5 produces MLHVYKLSCWLALVLPFSSGSGKEKKLLLVSFDGFRWDYVNRVPTPNFDALMREGVQVDRVENIYVTKTLPNHYTLVTGLYAENHGIVGNEMYDPIFNMSFSMEGEGFYESRWWEEAVPLWVTNQKAGGRSGAAMWPGSDVEIGGTYPVRYLPYNASVPFETRVEKLIHWFLEQEPIDFGVLYWEEPDESGHRFGPESSQLDDVIADIDEKLGFLRNELKKNRLYDDVDLIVTSDHGMTQLFSEKIIQLDSYVKPDLYTWIDKSPVVGILPKEGYFDEVYSSLLDANPNMMVYKKEDVPEHFHYKHNIRIMPILLEAKEGWSIVKNRSGDFMLGNHGYDSSLTSMHPVFIARGPAFRKGYNKDSMRSVDLYPLMCHILGLQPLANNGSLANVQDLLSERSDKDSTPRPYIPARPTEPSYAWALGSLLGAALVVSFLLVFVRQVTLQQLPALALHNREISQPLLQEELRL; encoded by the exons ATGCTGCATGTCTATAAGCTCAGCTGCTGGTTGGCCTTGGTCCTGCCATTCAGCTCTGGGTCAGGGAAGGAGAAGAAGCTTCTGCTTGTGTCTTTCGATGGCTTCCGATGGGACTATGTGAATCGAGTGCCCACCCCTAACTTTGATGCCCTGATGAGGGAGGGTGTCCAGGTGGATCGGGTGGAGAACATCTACGTCACCAAAACCCTCCCCAACCACTACACACTGGTCACAGGCCTGTACGCAGAGAATCACGGGATTGTTGGCAACGAGATGTACGATCCCATCTTCAACATGTCCTTCTCCATGGAGGGAGAGGGCTTCTATGAATCCAGGTGGTGGGAAGAGGCCGTTCCCCTGTGGGTGACCAATCAGAAGGCTGGGGGACGCAGTGGAGCAGCCATGTGGCCAGGTTCTGATGTGGAGATTGGTGGCACCTACCCGGTCCGCTACTTGCCTTACAATGCATCTGTGCCCTTTGAGACGCGGGTGGAGAAGCTCATCCACTGGTTCCTGGAACAGGAGCCCATTGATTTTGGCGTCCTGTACTGGGAGGAGCCAGATGAGAGTGGCCATCGCTTCGGGCCGGAGAGCAGTCAGCTGGATGATGTAATTGCAGACATTGATGAGAAGCTCGGCTTCCTCAGAAATGAgctgaaaaaaaacaggctgtATGATGACGTTGATCTGATTGTGACGAGTGACCATGGTATGACCCAGCTCTTCTCAGAGAAGATCATTCAGCTTGACAGCTATGTGAAACCAGACCTGTACACATGGATTGATAAGAGTCCCGTAGTTGGCATCCTACCGAAAGAAG GGTATTTTGACGAGGTCTACAGTTCCCTCCTGGATGCAAATCCAAACATGATGGTGTACAAGAAAGAGGACGTTCCGGAGCATTTCCATTACAAACACAACATCAGGATCATGCCTATTCTTTTAGAAGCCAAAGAAGGATGGTCTATTGTTAAGAACAGAAGTGGAGATTTCATGT TGGGTAACCACGGCTATGACAGCTCCTTAACTAGCATGCACCCTGTGTTCATCGCCCGAGGACCTGCTTTTCGGAAGGGCTACAACAAGGACTCCATGCGTTCTGTTGACCTTTACCCCCTCATGTGCCACATCCTCGGGCTGCAGCCGCTGGCAAACAATGGCTCGTTGGCTAACGTTCAGGATCTCCTCAGCGAGCGATCAGACAAGGATTCCACGCCGAGACCCTACATCCCAGCGCGGCCGACTGAGCCTTCGTATGCCTGGGCTCTTGGCTCGCTCCTGGGAGCTGCATTGGTGGTGTCCTTCCTCCTCGTCTTCGTCAGACAGGTCACTCTTCAGCAGCTGCCGGCACTCGCTCTTCACAATCGCGAGAtttcacagcccttattacaggAGGAGCTGCGCCTTTAA
- the fam167ab gene encoding protein FAM167A, giving the protein MGCQTMDSEALPQINVEDTIVLDHEGLGVSPDDHLRTLKALTAKLRLETRRPSYLEWMAQLEAPSNNSGESGEPDGNSCQESTEGNTSITGKNMLPSETLKSFRSIDEALIWLRKELKEMRSQDQQLARQLMRLRGDINKLKIEQTCHLHRRMLNDATFSLEECDEMSDLLCDGPVMPGFSLSAPLRLIGVTKMNINSRRFSLC; this is encoded by the exons ATGGGATGTCAGACCATGGACTCTGAGGCTTTACCCCAGATTAATGTTGAAGACACAATTGTTTTGGATCATGAAGGTTTGGGTGTTTCTCCAGATGATCATTTGAGAACCCTGAAGGCCTTGACTGCAAAGCTCAGGCTGGAGACCAGACGGCCATCCTACCTGGAATGGATGGCTCAGCTGGAGGCTCCCAGCAACAATTCAGGAGAATCAGGAGAACCTGATGGGAACAGCTGCCAAGAATCTACAGAAGGAAATACCAGCATCACAGGGAAAAACATGCTGCCATCAGAGACTCTAAAGAGCTTTAGAAGTATTGATGAGGCACTCATCTGGCTACGAAAGGAGCTG AAAGAGATGCGTTCGCAGGACCAGCAGCTGGCACGACAACTCATGCGTCTCCGTGGGGACATCAACAAACTGAAGATCGAGCAGACGTGCCACCTGCATCGCCGAATGCTTAATGATGCCACGTTTAGCCTGGAGGAATGTGACGAGATGTCAGACCTGCTGTGTGATGGACCAGTCATGCCGGGCTTCAGCCTTTCAGCCCCACTTCGTCTCATTGGCGTGACCAAGATGAACATCAACTCCAGACGCTTCTCATTGTGTTGA